GGTCGTGAAAGGTGTTGCGGCGATCGATGACGATGCCGATCAAGGCCAGTCCCACCGAGCCGCCCAGATTGCGGGCCATGTTGTACAGACCGGCGGCTTCGCCGGATTCCTCGCGGGAAACCGCCGCCATCGACGCCTGGTTCAGCGGGAACATCGCCAGCACCTGTCCGATGCCGCGCAGCAGCTGGGACGCATAGAAATCGTGGCCCACGCTCTGCGCCGTCAGGTCGATGTCCAGCAGGCAACTGCCGGTAAACATGAGCAGGCCCGCGATGACCAGGATGCGGAAGTCCACCTTGGCCAGCAACCGTGGCAACAGCGGCAACATCAGGAAGGAAGGCAACCCCGCCAGCAGCATGACCGAGCCGGACTGCTGCGCGTTGTAGCCCGCGATCAGGCTCAGGAACTGCGGCACCAGATAGGCGACGCCATACAGCCCGGCGCCGATCGCCACCACGATGATGATCACGCTGGCGTAGTGCGGATTGCGCAGCAGGCTCAGGCGCAGGATGGGCTTGGCGGCCGTCAGCTGCGACATGCCGATCAGCACGAAGCCCACCAGGGTCACGATGGTCAGCATGACGATCATGTGGGAATCGAACCAACGCTCGCGCTGGCCTTCTTCCAGCACCACCGTCAGGCTGCTCAGGCCGATCGCCAGCCCGACGATCCCCAGCCAGTCGGCCTTGAAGAATTCCGGCCAGCGCGGGCGTTCGGCGGGCAGGCCGCCCAGCAGCAGCGCCACCAGGGCGACGCATACCGGCAGGTTCACCAGGAAGCACCAGGACCAGCTGATGTTCTCGGCGAGCCAGCCGCCCACCACGGGCCCGAGCAGCGGGCCCAGCAGCACGATCAGGCCGAACAGCGTCATGCCCGCCGGCATCTGCGAACGCGGCAGCCGGGTGCGGATGATGGTCTGCGCGGTGGGGATCATCGCGCCGCCCGTGAAGCCCTGGCCCAGCCGCCCGGCGACCATCTGTGGCAGGCTGTGCGACAGGCCGCACATGACCGAGAACAGGGCGAACAGCACGGCATTGCCCAGCAGGAAATTGCGCAGGCCGAACACGCGCGTCAGCCAGGCCGCCAGCGGGATCATGACGATTTCCGACATCAGGTAGCCGGTGGATATCCAGGTGCCTTCGGTGCCGGTGGCGCCGATGGACCCCTGTATCTGCGGCAGGGCCGAATTGGTGATGGAGATGTCCAGCGTCGCCATCAATGCACCCAGCGCGCCGCCAGCCACGGCCACCCAGTCCGCCGCCGTGGCGCGCGGTTCGGCGGCGCCGGACGGTTGCGCGGCGTCAGCCATGCTGCTTCACCTGACCGGCGTCGTTCGCGCCCGCGCTGTTCGCGTTGCCGGCGGTATTCGCGGCGCCGGCGGCACCCGCGCGGCCCGCATTCCCGGAGGTCCGGGTATCGACGTCGGCCGTCACCGACAGGCCGGGCAGCAGCAGCCTGCGCGTATCCGCGTCCGTGTCCACGCGGATACGCACGGGTACGCGCTGGACGATCTTGGTGAAGTTGCCGGTCGCGTTCTCCGGTGGCAGCAAGGCGAACTGCGCGCCGGTCCCGGGGGCGAAGCTCTCGACCACGCCGCGCAGTTCCTGGTCGGGCAGGGCGTCGACATGCAGCGCCACCGCCTGGCCCGCCCGCATGCGGCCGATCTGCGTTTCCTTGAAATTCGCTTCCAGGTAGACGTCCTGCACGGGTACCACGGTCATCATGCGCGTGCCGGGCTGCACATACTGGCCCACGCGCACGCTGCGGTCGCCGACATTCCCGGACAGGGTCGCGCGCACCAGGGTGTCCTGCAGATCCAGGTTGGCCTGGCGGGCGCTGGCCTGCGCGGCCTCCAACTGCGCGCGCGCCTGGGATATCTGCGCGGTGCTGACGGCGATCTGCGCCTGGGCGGCCTGCACGGCTGCCTGGTTGGCCGCCAGCGTGGCCGCCGCCTGGTCGCGTTCGTTGGCCAGGTTGGACAGCCGCTCGGTGGTTTCCGCGCCGGTGGCGGCCAGGGGGCGATAGCGCCGCACCTCGTCATCCGCATGCCTGGCGTTCAGGCGCGCCACGCGTTCCTGCGCCTCGGCCTGCGCGACATTGGCGTTCTGCTGGCGGATTTCCGCCTGCGCGCGGTCGATGTCGGCTTGCCGGGCGTCGATGGTGGCCTGGGCCTGGTCCAGCGCGGCGCGGTATTGGCGGTCGTCCAGGCGGACCAGGGGGTCGCCGGCCTGAACGGCCTGGTTGTCGCCGACATAGACCTGTGTGACGTAGCCGCTGACCTTGGGCGCGATGGTGACGCTGTCGGCCTGCAGATAGGCATCGTCGGTACTTTCGATGAAGCGTCCCACCAGCCACCAGTGCGCGCCCCAGGCAAGGGCGGCGACGAGCGCCACGGCGCCCACGCCCAGCAGGACGCCGCGACGGCGGCGCGGCCGTGGCCTGGCGGGATCCGCGCCCGGGGCGGACTGAGCGGGTAATGTTGGCGATCCAGGCGTGGGCGATCCAGGTGCGGGCGATCCGGCGGTGGCAGACATGGGGTGCGTGGGTGTGGAGGCACGTTGAATTTTGAACGGATGGAATATTTTTATCGTTTGGTAGAAATTTATCAAGTGCTATATTTTGTCCGTGACAGATCCATGCAGGCGGCGGCCCACGCACCGCGGATGACACTGCGGAGACAAACATGAACGACAGCAAGCGCAGCCGGCGCGCGGCAGGCAGCGGGTATGCGCGTGGCGACGAGACTCGCCTGCGCATCATCGAAGCGGCCATCGAACGGTTCGGCGAACTGGGCTTCGACGGGGCGTCCACGCGCGACATCGCGGCGCACGCGGGCGTCAACGCGCCGGCGCTGCAGTACTACTTCGAAAGCAAGGAAGGGCTGTACCGGGCCTGCGCCGAGCACATTGCCGACAACCTGCGCGTCGGCTTCGACCCGGCCATCAATGAGGCGTGGGCGGCGCTGGATGCCGATGCCGACGCGGAGGTCCTGATCGACGCATTCATACGCATCCAGGACCAGATGGCCGACCGCGCGCTGCAGGCATCGTGCGGCCCGGACCAGCGGATGTTCTTCGCCCGCGAGCACGCGGGGCATGAACCGCCCATCGCGTCGGACATTCTGCGCGAGCGGGTGCGCAAGCCCTTGGGTGACGTCTGCGTGGCCTTGATCGCGCGCCTCAGCGGCACGGACGTGGACGACACCAAGACCATGGTGCGCGTGTTCACGCTGCATGGGCAGCTGGCGATCTTCCACACATCCAAGCGCGGCGCGCTGTCGCTATTGGGATGGCAGGAGATCAATGCCGAGCGGGCGGCGCTGGTGAAAGAGACGGTGCGCGAGCAGACGCGCACCCTGTTGCGGCTCTGGAACAAGGAAGCGCAGGGCCGACGCGGCCATCGTGCCGCGGGCCGCGCCTGATTCGCTACCGGGCGGCTTTTTCGCTGCCGGGCCGCCTTCTCGCTACCGCGCGGCCTTCTTCGACGCGCCGGCGTACGTCTCGATGGCGCGCATCCGGCTTTCCCGCAGGTCCACGATGCGTGCCGGATAGCCGCAAGCTGCCCGCTGGGCGTCCGAAGGCGCGTGGATGTCGCGATCGTCCAGCCCGGCCAGCTCGGGCAGCCAATGGCGCAGGAAGCGCCCGTTCGGATCGAACTTCTTCGATTGCGTTTCGGGATTGAAGACGCGGAAGTAGGGCACCGCGTCGGTACCCGTGGACGCGCTCCATTGCCAGCCGCCATTATTGGACGCCAGCTCGCCGTCGATCAGGTGGGCCATGAACCAGGCTTCGCCCTTGCGCCAGTCCAGCAGCAGGTTCTTGCTCAGAAACATGGCGGTCATCATGCGCAGGCGATTGTGCATCCACCCCATGGCGGCGAGCTGTCGCATGGCCGCATCGATGACGGGGAAGCCGGTGCGGCCATCGCGCCAGGCGCGCATATCGTCATCCGAGTCGCGCCAGGGAATCGCGTCCGTTTCCGGGCGCATGGGGCGAT
This genomic interval from Bordetella genomosp. 8 contains the following:
- a CDS encoding HlyD family secretion protein, coding for MSATAGSPAPGSPTPGSPTLPAQSAPGADPARPRPRRRRGVLLGVGAVALVAALAWGAHWWLVGRFIESTDDAYLQADSVTIAPKVSGYVTQVYVGDNQAVQAGDPLVRLDDRQYRAALDQAQATIDARQADIDRAQAEIRQQNANVAQAEAQERVARLNARHADDEVRRYRPLAATGAETTERLSNLANERDQAAATLAANQAAVQAAQAQIAVSTAQISQARAQLEAAQASARQANLDLQDTLVRATLSGNVGDRSVRVGQYVQPGTRMMTVVPVQDVYLEANFKETQIGRMRAGQAVALHVDALPDQELRGVVESFAPGTGAQFALLPPENATGNFTKIVQRVPVRIRVDTDADTRRLLLPGLSVTADVDTRTSGNAGRAGAAGAANTAGNANSAGANDAGQVKQHG
- a CDS encoding MDR family MFS transporter, with the translated sequence MADAAQPSGAAEPRATAADWVAVAGGALGALMATLDISITNSALPQIQGSIGATGTEGTWISTGYLMSEIVMIPLAAWLTRVFGLRNFLLGNAVLFALFSVMCGLSHSLPQMVAGRLGQGFTGGAMIPTAQTIIRTRLPRSQMPAGMTLFGLIVLLGPLLGPVVGGWLAENISWSWCFLVNLPVCVALVALLLGGLPAERPRWPEFFKADWLGIVGLAIGLSSLTVVLEEGQRERWFDSHMIVMLTIVTLVGFVLIGMSQLTAAKPILRLSLLRNPHYASVIIIVVAIGAGLYGVAYLVPQFLSLIAGYNAQQSGSVMLLAGLPSFLMLPLLPRLLAKVDFRILVIAGLLMFTGSCLLDIDLTAQSVGHDFYASQLLRGIGQVLAMFPLNQASMAAVSREESGEAAGLYNMARNLGGSVGLALIGIVIDRRNTFHDHMLRESLTANSVLGQDRIAANTANWFTQTGDMAYSHMRALGQLAAQIQQQAAVMTYSETFYLLALALLACVPLALLLRTPRGATTPSAGH
- a CDS encoding CerR family C-terminal domain-containing protein, translating into MNDSKRSRRAAGSGYARGDETRLRIIEAAIERFGELGFDGASTRDIAAHAGVNAPALQYYFESKEGLYRACAEHIADNLRVGFDPAINEAWAALDADADAEVLIDAFIRIQDQMADRALQASCGPDQRMFFAREHAGHEPPIASDILRERVRKPLGDVCVALIARLSGTDVDDTKTMVRVFTLHGQLAIFHTSKRGALSLLGWQEINAERAALVKETVREQTRTLLRLWNKEAQGRRGHRAAGRA